CCCGCGATCTTGCCCGAGGCCGGATATCACAGACCGGCGGCACAGTTAAGAAGGGCACCTTCTACTACGGAAAACGATAAGAAGGTGCCCTTCCTTCGCCTCAATTGGGGGGGATGACGCGGAGGTGGCCGCGGCGGCCGGGGGTGGGTGGGCCGGGGTAAGGCGGCGGCTCCGGGGCCTGGCGCGGGGCGGGGCGGGCCGCCTCGCGGACGGCCTCGGCCAGGGCGACCAGGTCGTCGGTGGTGGGCGGCGGCGGCTCGAACTCGCCGTCGTGGCGGACCAGGTCCCAGCCGCGCGGGGCGGTCAGGCTCAGCGCGTGCGGCTCGCACAGGTCGTACGTGTGCGGTTCCTGGTACGCGGCGAGCGGGCCGACCACCGCGGTGGACTCGGCATAGACATAGGTCAGCGTCGCGACCGCCTGCCGTTGGCAGCCGTTACGAGAGCAACGCCGTGGAGACCTCACGGCGTGTGACGTTATCGCCCCGCCGGGCATCGGTGAACCGGAAACGCCG
The Catellatospora sp. IY07-71 DNA segment above includes these coding regions:
- a CDS encoding DUF3499 domain-containing protein, whose translation is MRSPRRCSRNGCQRQAVATLTYVYAESTAVVGPLAAYQEPHTYDLCEPHALSLTAPRGWDLVRHDGEFEPPPPTTDDLVALAEAVREAARPAPRQAPEPPPYPGPPTPGRRGHLRVIPPN